A genomic window from Sphingobacterium spiritivorum includes:
- the ggt gene encoding gamma-glutamyltransferase, protein MKKRILHILILGFILTSCHAPRQVYRANTFSKAAVVTAHPLASVVGVAILKAGGNAVDAAVAVQFALAVVYPNAGNIGGGGFMVYRDHTGATNSLDFREKAPARATEKMYLDANGNVIEDLSVYGHLAAGVPGSVAGMAEAHKKYGKLEWSALLAPAIELAAKGFRITEKQANEFNEYKSSFQKYNPLGAPILKEQIWKKGDLFVQKDLAETLQRVSDLGRDGFYKGKTADLIVAEMGRGKGIMTHTDLQNYEAIWRTPVTGYYRGNKIICMPPPSSGGPALVALLQSVEQFPLSKWGFQSDSTIRVMVEAERRIYADRARYLGDPDFIKVPVAELTDSVFNTNRMKSVDLSKATPSSAVRAAQFPGYESEETTHFSIVDKDGNAVSITTTLNASYGSRVFVAGAGFLLNDEMDDFSVKPGVPNIYGLVGGKANAVQANKRMLSSMTPTIVEKEGKLYMVVGTPGGSTIITSVFQTLLNVIDFGQNAQESVNSSRFHHQWLPDQIDVEKEAISPAVRQKLQQEGYKISPRGRIGRVENIIVLPNGKLQTGADPRGDDTAMGY, encoded by the coding sequence ATGAAAAAAAGAATCCTCCATATCCTTATTCTGGGTTTTATCTTAACCTCATGTCATGCTCCACGACAGGTTTACCGTGCAAATACATTCTCAAAAGCCGCTGTTGTGACCGCACACCCTCTTGCTTCCGTTGTGGGAGTAGCTATACTGAAAGCAGGTGGAAATGCCGTAGATGCAGCTGTCGCTGTACAATTTGCACTTGCTGTGGTATACCCCAATGCAGGTAATATCGGTGGAGGTGGTTTTATGGTCTACAGAGATCATACTGGTGCTACTAATTCCCTGGATTTTCGGGAAAAAGCTCCGGCCAGAGCCACAGAAAAAATGTACCTGGATGCCAACGGCAATGTAATAGAAGATCTGAGTGTATACGGACATTTGGCAGCTGGTGTTCCGGGGTCTGTAGCCGGGATGGCAGAAGCCCATAAAAAATATGGCAAACTGGAATGGTCCGCCCTCCTGGCTCCTGCAATAGAACTTGCAGCTAAAGGCTTTCGTATCACGGAGAAACAGGCTAATGAATTCAATGAATACAAAAGTAGTTTCCAGAAATATAACCCGTTAGGCGCACCCATACTGAAGGAACAGATCTGGAAAAAGGGAGATCTTTTTGTTCAGAAAGATCTCGCAGAAACATTACAACGTGTATCAGATCTGGGACGTGACGGATTTTACAAAGGCAAAACTGCCGACCTGATCGTGGCAGAAATGGGGCGTGGAAAAGGGATAATGACGCATACCGATCTCCAGAATTATGAAGCTATCTGGCGTACTCCGGTTACAGGCTACTACAGAGGAAATAAGATTATCTGTATGCCTCCTCCATCCAGTGGAGGTCCGGCTCTGGTCGCATTGTTACAATCTGTGGAACAATTTCCGTTATCAAAATGGGGATTTCAGTCTGACTCTACCATAAGGGTAATGGTGGAAGCCGAACGCCGGATATATGCAGACAGAGCCCGGTATCTGGGCGACCCTGATTTTATAAAGGTTCCGGTTGCGGAACTGACCGACAGCGTATTCAATACCAATCGCATGAAAAGTGTAGATCTGTCAAAAGCTACCCCCAGCTCAGCTGTCCGGGCAGCTCAATTTCCAGGTTACGAATCAGAAGAAACAACGCATTTCAGTATTGTTGACAAAGACGGAAATGCCGTTTCAATTACAACTACCCTCAATGCATCCTACGGCTCACGTGTATTCGTAGCAGGAGCCGGATTCCTGCTCAATGATGAGATGGATGATTTTTCGGTCAAACCCGGAGTTCCCAATATCTATGGTCTGGTAGGAGGAAAAGCGAATGCAGTACAGGCCAATAAAAGAATGCTGAGCTCCATGACACCCACTATCGTCGAAAAAGAGGGTAAATTGTATATGGTAGTCGGCACACCCGGCGGATCTACAATCATTACTTCGGTATTTCAAACCTTGCTGAATGTTATTGATTTTGGCCAGAATGCACAGGAATCGGTAAATTCTTCCCGATTTCATCACCAATGGCTGCCTGATCAGATCGACGTGGAAAAAGAAGCAATATCACCTGCCGTGCGTCAGAAACTGCAGCAGGAGGGATATAAAATTTCTCCACGGGGAAGAATAGGACGTGTAGAAAATATTATTGTACTGCCTAACGGAAAACTCCAGACAGGAGCAGATCCACGAGGCGATGATACGGCAATGGGCTACTAA